Proteins from a single region of Stappia sp. ES.058:
- a CDS encoding DUF6352 family protein: protein MRSFWKSSGMHLVERDENGWLTVTPDFLRAYFTRPEIHPVEDSCPAEHRLFEALMSDPFRTVGAEEVAAIADADAAENYRIILGFRDHLARNGTVEASYAALFEEGATVTIPPMFIDQMVHLIAHNILRKVADPMRLRAGELLFREQAVTTTDGQLMLADAEIVKTYSKTGGLGGLGALLAETGTPTRDIALDVLAEDNKGIYWERSDRFDTAIDFRFTEPALDAFARVLESWIGHFHGVGVRIQPQQSIRDERWSWHIGLDSEATRLLNALYEGKPVDESDMARVAALFRLDFDNRSDSIESMRGKPVWLGLAMGHDGIIRMKPQNLLTNMPIRKRH, encoded by the coding sequence ATGCGAAGCTTTTGGAAATCTTCCGGGATGCATCTCGTGGAGCGTGACGAAAACGGCTGGTTGACGGTCACACCGGATTTTCTGCGGGCCTATTTCACCCGACCCGAAATCCACCCGGTGGAAGACTCCTGTCCGGCGGAACACCGCCTGTTCGAGGCGCTGATGAGCGATCCCTTCCGAACTGTCGGCGCGGAGGAGGTCGCCGCGATCGCGGATGCGGATGCGGCCGAAAACTACCGCATCATTTTGGGGTTTCGCGATCATCTTGCACGAAACGGGACGGTTGAAGCGTCTTATGCCGCGCTGTTCGAAGAGGGCGCGACGGTCACCATTCCGCCGATGTTCATCGATCAGATGGTGCACCTCATTGCGCACAACATTCTGCGCAAGGTCGCTGACCCGATGCGCCTGCGCGCCGGTGAACTGCTGTTTCGCGAGCAAGCGGTGACCACGACGGACGGCCAGCTCATGCTGGCGGATGCCGAAATCGTGAAGACCTATTCGAAGACCGGCGGTCTGGGAGGGCTGGGCGCGTTGCTTGCCGAGACGGGCACGCCCACACGCGACATCGCCCTGGATGTGCTCGCAGAAGACAACAAGGGTATTTACTGGGAGCGCTCCGACCGTTTCGATACGGCGATTGATTTTCGCTTCACCGAACCGGCGCTGGATGCGTTTGCACGCGTGCTGGAAAGCTGGATCGGTCACTTTCACGGCGTCGGCGTACGGATCCAGCCGCAGCAGTCGATCCGTGACGAGCGCTGGTCGTGGCACATCGGTCTCGATTCCGAGGCGACCCGACTGCTGAACGCGCTCTATGAGGGCAAGCCGGTGGACGAGTCCGACATGGCGCGGGTGGCGGCGCTGTTTCGCCTCGACTTTGACAACCGCAGCGATAGTATCGAGAGCATGCGCGGCAAACCCGTCTGGCTCGGGCTGGCGATGGGGCATGACGGCATCATCCGCATGAAGCCGCAAAATCTCTTGACGAATATGCCCATTCGCAAACGCCATTGA
- a CDS encoding c-type cytochrome — translation MTVALCGAAVAAGWPERLSGHGGPIKSVMLSRDERRALTTSFDYSVILWDIAEGHSRISRRMIGHNAAANDARFLPGGKRAVSVGDDGAVLLWDLADGSVLSRVDTGDDKMLSLAVSESGRFLAVASWDRSAHLFEVRDASLVPLRRLTGHRNNVNAVAFSPDEKVVFTGASDGVIRSFSRADGALLREVHVHGWGINVLQLMKGGRKIAFGATDGAVAVVDIESGEVSKQLANHDRPVLALTMTQDGALLASGGGDGQIRVYDAQAWTLLERYENPYGPVWGMALTGDHAVAFYAGLDDHVNTWQIAPRKPFEPVGSSFPRRFQVADTQDPGALQFARKCSVCHTLTPDDGNRAGPTLYGVFGREVGSLPGYPYSQALLDADFTWTEKTISDLFDHGPDVVTPGTKMPIQRLKSVEERNALVRFLKQATASDAAPHQDEKEIGK, via the coding sequence ATGACGGTCGCGCTTTGCGGTGCGGCGGTCGCCGCTGGCTGGCCGGAGCGGCTGAGCGGACATGGAGGGCCGATCAAGTCGGTGATGCTCTCCAGGGACGAACGCCGCGCGTTGACCACATCCTTTGATTATTCGGTAATCCTCTGGGACATTGCAGAGGGACATTCTCGAATTTCCAGGCGGATGATCGGTCACAATGCCGCGGCAAATGATGCGCGCTTTCTTCCTGGCGGAAAAAGAGCCGTTTCCGTCGGTGACGATGGGGCGGTGCTGCTTTGGGATCTTGCTGATGGTTCGGTCCTTTCGCGGGTGGATACTGGCGACGACAAGATGCTCTCACTCGCGGTCTCAGAGTCCGGGCGTTTTTTGGCGGTCGCCTCCTGGGACCGCAGCGCGCATCTCTTCGAAGTTCGCGATGCTTCGCTCGTTCCGTTGAGGCGGCTGACAGGCCATCGCAACAACGTCAATGCCGTGGCCTTTTCGCCGGATGAGAAGGTCGTGTTCACCGGAGCGTCCGATGGGGTCATCCGATCGTTCTCGCGTGCCGACGGGGCACTTCTGCGAGAGGTCCATGTCCATGGCTGGGGGATAAATGTTCTGCAGCTCATGAAGGGTGGGAGAAAGATCGCCTTCGGCGCGACGGATGGAGCGGTTGCGGTTGTTGATATCGAGAGCGGGGAGGTCTCCAAGCAGCTTGCGAACCATGACCGACCGGTTCTCGCGCTGACAATGACGCAGGATGGCGCTCTGCTGGCCAGCGGTGGTGGGGACGGGCAGATCCGCGTGTACGATGCACAGGCTTGGACACTTCTCGAGCGTTACGAGAACCCCTATGGCCCGGTGTGGGGCATGGCACTCACCGGCGATCATGCCGTCGCCTTTTATGCGGGCCTCGACGATCATGTGAACACATGGCAGATCGCCCCGCGCAAGCCCTTCGAACCTGTCGGAAGTTCCTTCCCGCGCCGGTTCCAGGTTGCGGATACGCAGGATCCCGGGGCGTTGCAGTTCGCCCGAAAATGCTCGGTCTGTCATACGCTGACACCGGACGATGGCAACCGGGCAGGTCCGACGCTCTATGGTGTCTTCGGCCGCGAGGTCGGCAGCTTGCCGGGCTATCCTTACTCGCAGGCGCTTCTGGATGCGGACTTCACCTGGACGGAGAAGACGATCTCCGACCTTTTTGATCATGGCCCGGATGTCGTCACGCCGGGGACAAAAATGCCGATCCAGCGGCTCAAGAGCGTTGAGGAACGCAATGCACTGGTCCGCTTTCTGAAACAGGCGACGGCGTCCGATGCGGCGCCTCACCAAGACGAGAAGGAGATTGGGAAATGA
- a CDS encoding biotin/lipoate--protein ligase family protein encodes MLTPDPTFPPLLTGHAVPASADVFEDACRGAQDGRFGAGDFVWSRRTDTVSLALVLEPEVPASRSFEMLFLTMVAANDALGAITPPETALTFLWPDVFKVNGAKVGRARLATSDELDDDGAPLWLTVALEFRLAPLDGPLEPGETPDRTSLIDEGAVDLDRTQVIESLSRHLLTWIHSWDVDGFAPVLDNWLFRAEGYRGAHAVESVGGVVEGTFLGLDEEGNLLIKRDAASGGDTLSLRLREHLSSHSLEASEA; translated from the coding sequence GTGTTGACGCCCGACCCGACATTTCCGCCCTTGTTGACCGGCCACGCGGTACCGGCCAGCGCGGATGTTTTCGAAGACGCCTGCCGTGGCGCTCAGGATGGCCGCTTCGGCGCCGGCGATTTCGTCTGGTCGCGGCGCACCGACACCGTGTCGCTCGCGCTGGTGCTTGAACCGGAGGTGCCGGCGTCACGCAGCTTTGAGATGTTGTTCCTCACAATGGTGGCGGCCAATGACGCGCTTGGGGCGATCACTCCTCCGGAGACCGCCCTGACCTTTCTTTGGCCGGATGTGTTCAAGGTCAATGGCGCGAAGGTCGGGCGCGCGCGTCTGGCGACGAGCGATGAACTGGACGATGATGGCGCGCCGCTCTGGCTGACGGTTGCGCTCGAGTTTCGCCTGGCGCCGCTCGACGGGCCGCTTGAGCCGGGCGAGACGCCGGATCGGACAAGTCTGATCGACGAGGGGGCGGTCGATCTCGACAGGACACAGGTGATTGAATCCCTGTCGCGTCATTTGCTGACCTGGATCCATTCCTGGGATGTCGACGGGTTCGCTCCGGTCCTCGACAACTGGCTCTTTCGGGCAGAAGGATATCGTGGTGCACATGCTGTCGAATCGGTCGGTGGCGTAGTCGAGGGCACCTTCCTCGGGCTCGACGAGGAGGGCAACCTTCTGATCAAGCGCGATGCCGCGAGTGGCGGCGACACCCTGTCGCTACGGCTGCGCGAGCATCTGTCTTCTCACTCTCTGGAGGCCTCGGAGGCCTGA
- a CDS encoding molecular chaperone encodes MMAEKFSIAGGEIPAAGRDRQDVAHADGSGAGVCPEDRDRVALYGLLASGLQGPVGQDWLDVVSGLSGGGGDLAEAISGLAVAAAQAEPEPLARDYHDLFIGVGRGELVPYGSYYLTGFLNEKPLALLRQDMRRLGIERDPGVKEPEDHIAALCQMMAGLIEGDFGDGSPAASSRFFRAHPASWTPYFFKDLEATDRGAVYPALGRLGRVFIELEEHADALFEEQRGAG; translated from the coding sequence ATGATGGCAGAAAAGTTTTCGATCGCTGGCGGGGAAATCCCTGCCGCGGGCCGGGACCGGCAGGATGTGGCGCATGCTGACGGGTCTGGAGCGGGGGTGTGTCCCGAGGACCGCGACAGGGTTGCGCTCTATGGGCTGCTGGCGAGTGGGCTCCAGGGTCCGGTTGGCCAGGACTGGCTCGATGTAGTGTCCGGCCTCAGCGGCGGCGGCGGCGATCTTGCCGAAGCTATTTCCGGGCTTGCCGTCGCAGCGGCGCAAGCGGAGCCGGAACCGCTTGCGCGTGACTATCACGACCTTTTCATTGGGGTCGGTCGCGGGGAACTGGTCCCGTACGGCTCCTATTATCTCACCGGCTTTTTGAACGAAAAGCCGTTGGCTTTATTGCGGCAGGATATGCGCCGTCTTGGCATCGAGCGCGATCCGGGCGTGAAGGAGCCCGAGGACCATATCGCCGCTCTTTGCCAGATGATGGCGGGGCTGATCGAAGGCGACTTCGGCGACGGGTCGCCGGCAGCGTCGTCGCGCTTCTTCAGGGCGCACCCGGCAAGTTGGACACCATATTTCTTCAAGGATCTCGAGGCGACCGACAGGGGCGCGGTTTATCCGGCGCTTGGTCGGTTGGGCCGGGTGTTCATTGAGTTGGAAGAACATGCGGATGCGCTTTTCGAGGAACAGCGCGGCGCAGGATGA
- a CDS encoding DUF6505 family protein, with translation MPKFLKAIRLDASDTQVFPAAAEPGDWVIPGTFAFRAYTPEGLEGKVRQAFVSGFLSLETFGWTTLATPAEISADERERLVERLAQHFVDEHGAPSADASRGVAEAEIADAMELAEELEINALLAIQREIDDEGAIHERFHLVTPPEDAPHARIWDVSGDE, from the coding sequence ATGCCGAAATTCCTGAAAGCCATTCGTCTCGATGCATCGGACACCCAAGTGTTTCCCGCCGCGGCCGAACCGGGCGACTGGGTGATCCCGGGCACTTTCGCCTTTCGCGCCTACACGCCGGAGGGTCTGGAAGGCAAGGTCCGTCAGGCTTTCGTGTCCGGTTTCCTGTCGCTTGAAACATTCGGCTGGACCACGCTCGCGACGCCTGCGGAGATTTCGGCCGACGAGCGAGAGCGGCTGGTGGAGCGGCTGGCCCAGCACTTTGTCGATGAGCATGGCGCTCCCAGTGCGGATGCTTCGCGTGGCGTGGCAGAGGCTGAGATCGCCGACGCGATGGAACTTGCCGAAGAACTGGAGATCAATGCTTTGCTCGCGATCCAGCGCGAGATCGACGACGAGGGCGCGATTCATGAACGCTTTCATCTGGTCACGCCACCGGAGGACGCGCCGCACGCGCGGATCTGGGACGTGAGCGGTGACGAGTGA
- a CDS encoding S1C family serine protease → MTRRMMAVGFGLVICLGLGVPSVLGDQTHGSGDALAASPAALETLSAARHQVVALLPDWPEGKVNADEPEGSAVRLAPDGLLVTADHVLGRAAGASVRLVDGRVIPAEIVYRDAETDLAVLRAPRAEAVSGEGLTLSARDPVPGTPVCAIGNAFGLGVSVSCGVISAQGRGGIGFNAIEDFLQTDAAVNPGASGGALVDARGRLVGILSAIYTKSGDGDIGVNFAVSAPLVQRIVSGARAGTSVRRSLGAHLRATPLGPQRPGLTILDVAGDGPAARAGLRVGDVLLAIDGWPVRTVAALRGRLERADANGKLTLRRDGSELEIMLRF, encoded by the coding sequence TTGACCAGGCGTATGATGGCGGTCGGTTTTGGCCTCGTGATTTGCCTGGGTCTGGGCGTGCCGTCCGTGCTGGGCGACCAGACTCACGGCAGTGGCGACGCCCTCGCAGCATCGCCCGCCGCGCTGGAAACGCTTTCGGCCGCGCGCCATCAGGTCGTGGCTCTCTTGCCGGATTGGCCGGAGGGTAAGGTCAATGCGGACGAGCCGGAAGGATCGGCCGTTCGCCTCGCGCCGGATGGCTTGCTTGTAACGGCCGATCATGTGCTCGGGCGCGCCGCCGGTGCCAGTGTCCGGTTGGTGGACGGGCGCGTCATTCCCGCCGAAATCGTTTATCGGGACGCCGAAACGGACCTCGCCGTTCTCAGGGCTCCACGCGCCGAAGCGGTCTCGGGTGAGGGGCTCACGCTCTCCGCGCGCGACCCCGTCCCCGGGACGCCCGTCTGCGCGATCGGAAATGCTTTCGGTCTCGGTGTTTCGGTGAGTTGCGGTGTGATTTCGGCGCAGGGACGCGGCGGCATCGGCTTCAACGCCATCGAGGATTTCCTGCAAACCGATGCAGCTGTGAATCCGGGCGCGAGCGGTGGTGCGCTTGTCGATGCGCGCGGAAGGCTTGTCGGTATATTGTCCGCAATCTACACAAAATCCGGGGATGGCGACATCGGGGTCAATTTCGCCGTATCCGCGCCGCTGGTGCAGCGGATCGTGAGCGGCGCGCGGGCTGGCACTTCTGTCCGCAGGTCGCTTGGCGCGCATCTGCGTGCTACGCCACTGGGACCGCAGCGTCCGGGCTTGACGATCCTGGACGTGGCCGGCGATGGTCCTGCCGCACGCGCAGGGCTGCGCGTGGGCGATGTTCTTCTCGCGATCGATGGTTGGCCCGTTCGGACGGTAGCTGCGCTTCGAGGACGCCTGGAGCGGGCCGATGCCAACGGCAAGTTGACGCTTCGCCGCGACGGATCGGAACTGGAAATCATGCTGCGTTTTTAA
- a CDS encoding formate dehydrogenase subunit alpha, producing MLRKKTSAVARRTRLTSAVEAMGASAMDRRTFLRRSGLAAGGLAAAGALTGGMVRKAEAAGPTMAAAEIKKTVCTHCSVGCTVLAEVQDGVWTGQEPGFDSPFNLGAHCAKGASVREHAHGERRLKYPTKLVGGKWERISWDQAIEEVGDQMLKIREESGPDSVYWLGSAKHSNEQAYLVRKFAAFWGTNNVDHQARICHSTTVAGVANTWGYGAMTNSYNDIHNSRAIFIIGGNPAEAHPVSLLHVLKAKEENNAPLIVCDPRFTRTAAHASEYVRFRPGADVALVWGILWHIFENGWEDREYIRQRVWGMDEIKAEVAKWTPEETERVTGVPGSQLKRVARTLANNRPGTVIWCMGGTQHTNGNNNTRAYCVLQLALGNMGKEGGGTNIFRGHDNVQGATDLGVLADTLPGYYGLSEGSWKHWARVWDVPFEDIAAGFVSMKGADGKDVAMMNQKGIPVSRWIDGVLEDKANLEQPDNTRAMVFWGHAPNSQTRLPDMKRAMEKLDLLVIIDPFPTMSAVMHDRKDGVYLLPATTQFETYGSVTASNRSLQWREKVVEPLFESKPDHVIAYLLAKKFGFADTMFKNIEVNGDEPLIEDVTREFNRGMWTIGYTGQSPERLKLHMENQHTFDRTTLRAMGGPADGEFYGLPWPCWGTAEMGHPGSAVLYNTSLPVAEGGMGFRARFGVEKDGDNLLAESSWPAGSEIEDGYPEFTMAMLQKLGWDGDLTDEERSAIDGVAGEKTNWKTDLSGGIQRVAIKHGCAPYGNAKARAVVWTFPDPVPVHREPLYTNRRDLLDKYATYEDKTFWRVPTRYKSIQDNDFSKDFPIILTSGRLVEYEGGGDETRSNPWLAELQQDMFVEVNIRDANNLGVRDGEMVWVHGPEGGKVKVMALVTERVGTGVAFMPFHFGGHWQGEDQRHKYPKGADPYVLGEASNTAQTYGYDSVTQMQETKATLCRIERVA from the coding sequence ATGCTGAGGAAAAAGACGAGCGCAGTCGCCCGTCGCACCCGGTTGACCTCCGCCGTGGAGGCCATGGGGGCCAGCGCGATGGATCGCCGGACGTTCTTGCGTCGGTCCGGTCTTGCCGCTGGCGGCCTGGCTGCGGCCGGAGCTCTGACCGGTGGCATGGTTCGCAAGGCCGAGGCCGCGGGGCCGACAATGGCGGCGGCCGAGATCAAGAAGACCGTGTGCACCCACTGCTCGGTCGGCTGTACCGTTCTTGCCGAGGTTCAAGACGGCGTATGGACGGGGCAGGAGCCCGGTTTCGATAGCCCGTTCAATCTTGGGGCCCATTGCGCCAAGGGCGCGTCGGTGCGTGAGCATGCCCATGGCGAGCGCCGGCTGAAGTATCCGACCAAGCTTGTCGGCGGCAAGTGGGAACGCATTTCCTGGGATCAAGCGATCGAGGAAGTCGGCGACCAGATGCTGAAGATCCGCGAGGAAAGCGGTCCCGACAGTGTGTATTGGCTGGGGTCGGCCAAGCACAGCAATGAGCAGGCGTATCTGGTGCGCAAGTTCGCGGCCTTCTGGGGCACGAACAACGTCGATCACCAGGCGCGCATCTGTCACTCCACCACGGTCGCAGGTGTTGCAAACACCTGGGGTTACGGTGCGATGACGAACTCCTACAACGACATCCACAACAGCCGCGCGATCTTCATCATCGGCGGGAACCCGGCCGAGGCGCATCCCGTTTCGCTGCTGCATGTCCTCAAGGCCAAGGAAGAAAACAACGCGCCGCTGATCGTTTGCGATCCGCGCTTCACGCGCACCGCGGCACATGCCTCTGAATATGTGCGCTTCCGTCCGGGCGCTGACGTCGCGCTCGTCTGGGGCATTCTGTGGCACATTTTCGAAAACGGCTGGGAAGATCGCGAATACATCCGTCAGCGTGTCTGGGGCATGGACGAGATCAAGGCCGAAGTCGCCAAGTGGACGCCGGAAGAAACCGAGCGCGTCACAGGTGTTCCCGGGTCGCAGTTGAAGCGCGTCGCCCGCACGCTTGCCAACAACCGTCCGGGGACCGTGATCTGGTGCATGGGCGGCACCCAGCACACCAACGGCAACAACAACACCCGCGCCTATTGCGTGTTGCAGCTTGCGCTCGGCAACATGGGCAAGGAGGGTGGTGGAACCAACATCTTCCGCGGGCATGACAACGTGCAGGGGGCGACGGACCTGGGCGTCCTTGCGGACACGCTGCCCGGTTACTACGGCCTTTCGGAAGGCTCTTGGAAGCATTGGGCCCGTGTTTGGGACGTTCCGTTCGAGGACATCGCCGCAGGGTTCGTGTCCATGAAGGGCGCCGACGGCAAGGACGTCGCCATGATGAACCAGAAGGGCATTCCGGTGTCCCGCTGGATCGACGGCGTTCTTGAGGACAAGGCAAACCTGGAGCAGCCCGACAACACCCGCGCGATGGTGTTCTGGGGGCACGCGCCGAACTCGCAGACCCGTCTGCCCGACATGAAGCGGGCAATGGAGAAGCTGGACCTTCTGGTCATCATCGACCCGTTCCCGACCATGTCGGCGGTGATGCACGACCGCAAAGACGGCGTCTATCTGCTGCCGGCGACCACGCAGTTTGAGACCTATGGGTCTGTCACCGCGTCCAATCGCTCGCTGCAGTGGCGCGAGAAGGTCGTCGAGCCTCTCTTCGAGAGCAAGCCCGACCACGTGATCGCCTATCTGCTGGCCAAGAAATTCGGCTTTGCGGACACGATGTTCAAGAACATCGAGGTCAATGGTGACGAGCCGCTGATCGAGGATGTGACCCGCGAGTTCAACCGCGGCATGTGGACCATCGGCTACACCGGCCAGTCGCCGGAGCGCCTCAAGCTTCACATGGAAAACCAGCACACCTTCGACCGCACGACGCTGCGCGCGATGGGTGGTCCGGCCGATGGCGAGTTCTACGGTCTGCCATGGCCGTGCTGGGGAACGGCGGAGATGGGGCATCCCGGATCTGCGGTTCTTTACAACACGTCATTGCCGGTGGCGGAAGGCGGAATGGGGTTCCGTGCAAGGTTCGGCGTGGAGAAGGACGGGGACAATCTCCTCGCTGAATCCTCCTGGCCGGCCGGCTCGGAAATCGAGGACGGCTATCCCGAGTTCACCATGGCCATGTTGCAGAAACTTGGCTGGGACGGGGATCTCACCGACGAAGAGCGCTCCGCGATTGACGGGGTTGCCGGAGAAAAGACGAACTGGAAGACCGACCTTTCCGGCGGCATCCAGCGCGTCGCGATCAAGCATGGCTGCGCCCCTTACGGCAATGCCAAGGCCCGCGCCGTGGTGTGGACCTTCCCGGATCCGGTGCCGGTGCACCGCGAACCGCTCTACACCAATCGCCGCGACCTGCTCGACAAATATGCGACTTATGAGGACAAGACCTTCTGGCGTGTCCCGACCCGCTACAAGTCGATCCAGGACAACGACTTCTCCAAGGATTTCCCGATCATTCTGACGTCGGGGCGCCTGGTGGAGTACGAGGGCGGTGGCGACGAGACACGGTCGAATCCCTGGCTGGCCGAGTTGCAGCAGGACATGTTCGTCGAGGTCAACATTCGCGATGCCAACAATCTCGGCGTTCGCGATGGCGAGATGGTCTGGGTGCATGGTCCGGAAGGCGGCAAGGTGAAGGTCATGGCACTGGTGACCGAGCGCGTCGGCACCGGTGTTGCCTTCATGCCCTTCCACTTCGGCGGGCATTGGCAGGGCGAAGACCAAAGGCACAAATACCCGAAGGGCGCCGATCCGTATGTCCTTGGCGAGGCCTCCAACACGGCCCAGACCTACGGCTACGACTCCGTCACCCAAATGCAAGAAACAAAGGCCACGCTGTGCCGCATCGAGCGCGTGGCGTAA
- a CDS encoding twin-arginine translocation signal domain-containing protein produces MKRKDTAVEADRRSFLKLAGLGAVAGSATLVAGEASAEQALPETAAGYRETDHVKTFYKSARF; encoded by the coding sequence ATGAAACGGAAAGATACAGCGGTGGAAGCGGATCGGCGCAGCTTTTTGAAGCTTGCAGGTCTTGGTGCGGTTGCCGGCTCTGCAACGCTTGTCGCCGGTGAGGCATCGGCAGAACAGGCGCTTCCCGAAACGGCAGCGGGCTACCGTGAAACGGATCACGTGAAGACGTTTTACAAGTCGGCGCGCTTCTAG
- a CDS encoding formate dehydrogenase subunit gamma, which produces MRQGTAGNVSIPDEKSATLVQSEGELWRSLRNGPVALYASWALLAIVVVLCLFFAIRGRIKIEHGRSDKTITRFAGVERFGHWLLASSFVILALTGLNVMYGRYVVLPVIGADAFAWLTMVGKYLHNYLAFAFMAGLAMIFVMWVRHNLPDRTDVKWVLQAGGLFSKNLHPPAKKFNAGQKMIFWLTILGGVSVSVSGWSLLFPYTTHFFGGTFELVNTVFGTELPAALSVLQEQQLASLWHSIMSVFLVCVIIAHIYIGSIGMEGAFDAMGSGQVDLNWAKEHHSLWVEEVLSRQGADGKGSSAPTPQPAE; this is translated from the coding sequence GTGAGACAGGGTACAGCCGGCAATGTGTCCATTCCAGACGAAAAATCCGCAACATTGGTGCAGTCGGAAGGCGAGTTGTGGCGCTCGCTGCGCAATGGTCCGGTTGCGCTTTATGCCAGCTGGGCGCTGCTGGCGATTGTCGTCGTGCTGTGTTTGTTTTTCGCCATTCGCGGCCGCATCAAGATCGAGCATGGCCGCAGCGACAAGACGATAACCCGCTTTGCCGGGGTCGAGCGCTTCGGCCACTGGTTGCTTGCCTCGTCCTTCGTCATTCTCGCCCTCACAGGGTTGAACGTGATGTACGGACGTTACGTTGTATTGCCGGTCATCGGGGCGGATGCGTTTGCATGGCTGACGATGGTCGGCAAGTACCTTCACAACTATCTCGCCTTTGCCTTCATGGCAGGACTGGCGATGATCTTCGTGATGTGGGTGCGGCATAATCTGCCGGATCGCACTGATGTCAAATGGGTCCTTCAGGCAGGCGGTTTGTTTTCCAAGAACCTTCATCCGCCCGCGAAAAAATTCAACGCCGGGCAGAAGATGATCTTCTGGCTGACCATTCTCGGCGGTGTTTCGGTTTCCGTGTCCGGCTGGTCGCTCCTGTTCCCCTATACGACCCATTTTTTCGGCGGCACGTTTGAGTTGGTCAACACCGTCTTCGGAACGGAGCTTCCGGCGGCCTTGTCCGTGCTTCAGGAACAGCAGCTCGCCTCGCTCTGGCATTCGATCATGAGCGTGTTTCTGGTCTGTGTGATCATCGCCCATATCTACATCGGTTCGATCGGAATGGAGGGGGCATTCGACGCGATGGGGTCCGGCCAGGTCGATCTGAACTGGGCCAAGGAACACCATTCGCTTTGGGTCGAAGAGGTGCTTTCGCGCCAGGGCGCAGACGGCAAGGGCAGCTCCGCGCCGACGCCCCAGCCCGCCGAGTAG
- the fdh3B gene encoding formate dehydrogenase FDH3 subunit beta — MARMKFLCDAERCIECNACVTACKNEHEVPWGINRRRVVTIQDGKPGERSISVACMHCSDAPCSAVCPVDCFYQTDEGVVLHSKDLCIGCGYCFYACPFGAPQYPQAGNFGSRGKMDKCTFCAGGPEADNSSAEYAKYGRNRLAEGKLPLCAEMCSTKALLAGDGDVVSSIYRERVVARGFGSGAWGWGTAYQQKSGSF, encoded by the coding sequence ATGGCACGGATGAAATTCCTCTGTGACGCCGAGCGTTGCATCGAATGCAATGCTTGCGTGACAGCTTGCAAAAACGAGCATGAGGTGCCGTGGGGCATCAATCGTCGCCGTGTGGTGACGATCCAGGACGGCAAGCCGGGCGAACGCTCGATCTCGGTCGCCTGCATGCACTGTTCGGACGCACCTTGTTCGGCGGTTTGCCCGGTCGACTGCTTCTATCAGACGGATGAGGGCGTGGTCCTGCACTCAAAGGACCTGTGCATCGGTTGCGGGTATTGCTTCTATGCATGTCCGTTCGGCGCGCCGCAGTATCCGCAGGCCGGAAACTTCGGCTCGCGCGGCAAGATGGACAAATGCACCTTCTGCGCGGGTGGACCGGAAGCTGACAATTCGTCGGCCGAATATGCCAAATACGGGCGCAATCGTCTGGCCGAAGGCAAGCTGCCCTTGTGTGCGGAAATGTGCTCGACCAAGGCTCTGCTCGCCGGTGACGGCGATGTGGTCTCGTCCATCTACCGCGAGCGTGTCGTCGCTCGAGGCTTCGGCAGTGGTGCCTGGGGCTGGGGCACGGCCTACCAGCAAAAGTCCGGCAGCTTTTAG
- a CDS encoding DUF6494 family protein, whose product MDNETFNMSMRKFLKQVGVTSQQALEEHVREAGLTSGKLPARVVLTIDGQTFEHVVTGEIDLGDD is encoded by the coding sequence ATGGACAATGAAACCTTCAACATGTCGATGCGCAAGTTTCTGAAGCAGGTTGGTGTGACCTCGCAACAAGCGCTTGAAGAGCATGTGCGCGAGGCTGGCCTCACGAGCGGAAAACTGCCCGCGCGCGTCGTTTTGACGATTGACGGTCAGACGTTCGAACACGTCGTGACCGGTGAAATCGATCTCGGTGACGACTGA